A region from the Gemmatimonadaceae bacterium genome encodes:
- a CDS encoding YciI family protein, with protein MKFVLFYESAPDFRSKVPLHIEAHRGQWRSFSADGRLLMIGPFADEPAGGAMGVFTTRAAAEEFARSDPFVTNGLVAKWTIREWMEALVPE; from the coding sequence ATGAAATTCGTCTTGTTCTACGAGTCGGCTCCCGACTTTCGGTCGAAGGTGCCGCTTCACATCGAAGCGCACCGTGGGCAGTGGCGGTCGTTCTCGGCCGACGGCCGGCTGTTGATGATCGGGCCGTTCGCCGACGAGCCGGCTGGGGGCGCGATGGGCGTTTTTACGACCCGGGCCGCGGCCGAGGAGTTCGCGCGGAGTGATCCGTTCGTGACCAACGGCCTCGTCGCCAAGTGGACCATTCGAGAATGGATGGAGGCGCTGGTTCCCGAGTGA